A genomic region of Raphanus sativus cultivar WK10039 chromosome 6, ASM80110v3, whole genome shotgun sequence contains the following coding sequences:
- the LOC108811969 gene encoding uncharacterized protein LOC108811969 isoform X2 produces MERTFLKDAKVIKLYEKVKSLRENGDHSKAMETIDEMVSVHGEDKNSWLLRIEQSGVFMDLAGEARNAAADNVEVLYMLGSLGCVTEDVRLSLSSLCARLLLILGKRLGSALYLKECVRSGKHGLSAASVDVSSDPAAVRWLKVDAVDKKEFEPLIKEAELLIDELKTMDVEIEMPEEVCDAKKSTELVEDRVSELRSYWVGLDVKVKRDFLKVSIEKLTSFVRGVHKSKGLDVLKHVLDTARGQKKWTVWVCRTKCDEVCFSAEQCRTHLEEKHAADFKPSSEEDMVMRIGRNWVNKIRDGGWEPVDTVVAVEMIKTQLEDVKAFTTRSRKKGWSNQWPLALDEERSGLLKEIKLLLVSLCEHQILSCSIRDWVMRFLVKHLGEHEVSEQSLKDCHLVETPQSICFLERDELKKIRGFLKKIKCERLDGTDHVCRAVDSLLDRIRIKENIDADEQFSFLLLDKRLLKSNNAAFDGDDDGKIKLIKDPVSHYTKAQAQGDDMISWLGDHSSVDKSFPKPIREHNLGIWVAVLRAVQYTCRTLGTKYAKKKQVLDYEAALTLVENLCMLGDERRGNVEDDQRSSYVSLLCDRFKERVPESSVPINLFLCAVRDVLHGALHPAFDIPDLEDCLNLIYRERKNLGSYTVLRSINVLKSAVTEKVLLIDAKILLIDNSRIRLLNNLTKLSAFDNRSYMLHFLKPFLLNEIVIMKSKVKSDAAEADLLLKEGKNSLKEEKKSQAKKPEKDKSIKITSTSMASVVDKTVEHEPSVKLEPEEDVKEPERGRLETSSNTDIQVEATTVDRDDMQNKPGEATVPTNLESALDMTLKNESKSKSDAAETDLLLKGDKKSQAKKKKKPKNTKKTSTSMASPVEHKPSVSLETGGTSQSPKTMEEDSMEPKDTLGSEKGPLKIPSTKDIQEEATKVNYDTQNMPGGAATRYNSVSGNLESAPGGAAARYNSALDMTLKALVNIKVLKENVLKYKKQPVDDNLEEQVLCALQSLFSAVVSEEIKTKGVYSLILRYLHVSLEEVNSMSCGAAELLVAILEFWHCWENSERESLTNCLFTLEVNERMSCRKCRKMPNYPEESSYGIVTAADSVRNVKCAFGDIKFVDILKVTRMNYKMLCDTKTGGCGTTNFVHHVISRCPPIFTIVLEWEKSETEKEISETTEALEWEIDISRLYEGLQPNTNYRLVSMVGYGEEDEEHICMAYEKNQWVNLRRESVAGEVVGSNWKNVVRFCGERKVRPVILLYESCQISMMMA; encoded by the exons ATGGAGCGTACGTTCCTCAAAGACGCTAAGGTCATCAAACTCTACGAGAAGGTCAAAAGCCTCCGCGAGAATGGAGATCACAGCAAGGCCATGGAGACAATTGACGAGATGGTTTCAGTCCACGGGGAAGACAAGAACTCATGGTTGCTTCGTATAGAACAGAGTGGTGTATTCATGGACTTAGCGGGAGAAGCCCGTAACGCAGCAGCCGACAACGTGGAGGTCTTGTACATGTTGGGTTCTCTAGGATGCGTCACTGAAGATGTGAGGTTATCCTTATCATCGCTTTGTGCGCGTCTACTCCTCATATTGGGTAAACGCCTTGggtcagcattgtatttgaagGAATGTGTTCGCAGTGGTAAACATGGTCTATCTGCTGCTTCAGTAGACGTCTCATCGGATCCTGCTGCTGTTCGTTGGCTAAAAGTCGATGCCGTGGATAAGAAAGAGTTTGAGCCTTTAATCAAAGAGGCAGAGTTGTTGATAGATGAGCTCAAGACTATGGATGTAGAAATCGAGATGCCGGAGGAAGTTTGTGATGCAAAGAAGAGTACAGAGCTGGTTGAGGATAGGGTTAGTGAGCTGAGGTCGTATTGGGTGGGTTTAGATGTTAAGGTGAAGAGAGATTTTTTGAAAGTGAGCATTGAGAAGCTTACAAGTTTTGTCCGGGGAGTGCACAAAAGCAAGGGACTAGATGTTTTGAAACACGTTCTCGATACTGCTAGGGGACAGAAGAAATGGACAGTATGGGTGTGTCGAACTAAATGTGATGAGGTGTGCTTTAGTGCTGAACAGTGCAGGACTCATCTTGAGGAGAAACATGCTGCGGATTTTAAACCTTCTTCGGAAGAGGATATGGTCATGAGGATAGGGAGAAACTGGGTTAATAAGATAAGGGATGGGGGATGGGAGCCGGTGGATACAGTAGTTGCggttgaaatgatcaaaactcagcTCGAAGATGTGAAAGCGTTTACAACTAGATCTAGGAAGAAAGGGTGGTCAAACCAGTGGCCTTTAGCTTTGGATGAAGAGCGGAGTGGTTTACTCAAGGAAATCAAGTTACTCCTTGTGTCTCTCTGTGAACATCAGATTCTCTCCTGCAGTATTCGAGACTGGGTGATGCGTTTTCTTGTTAAGCATCTTGGAGAACATGAAGTTTCAGAACAGAGTCTTAAGGATTGTCACCTAGTGGAAACACCACAAAGCATCTGTTTTCTTGAACGTGATGAGCTTAAAAAAATCCGAGGTTTTCTAAAGAAGATCAAGTGTGAAAGGCTTGATGGTACAGATCATGTTTGCAGAGCAGTGGACAGTCTGTTGGATCGTATTCGAATTAAAGAAAACATCGACGCTGACGAGCAGTTTTCATTCCTTCTTCTGGATAAAAGACTGTTGAAAAGCAATAATGCTGCTtttgatggtgatgatgatgggaAAATCAAACTCATTAAGGATCCCGTTAGTCACTACACCAAGGCACAGGCTCAGGGAGATGATATGATATCCTGGTTAggtgaccactcttcagtagaTAAAAGCTTTCCAAAACCTATCAGGGAACACAATCTTGGGATCTGGGTGGCTGTTCTGAGAGCTGTTCAGTATACATGTAGAACACTGGGAACCAAATATGCAAAGAAAAAGCAGGTCTTAGATTACGAAGCAGCTCTTACTTTAGTGGAGAACTTGTGTATGCTTGGAGATGAAAGAAGAGGGAACGTTGAGGACGATCAACGGAGCAGCTATGTATCTCTTCTCTGCGATAGATTCAAGGAGAGAGTCCCTGAAAGTTCCGTCCCTATAAATTTGTTCTTGTGTGCAGTACGAGATGTTTTACACGGAGCATTGCATCCGGCATTTGATATTCCCGACTTAGAAGATTGCCTGAATCTTATATACCGCGAGCGTAAAAATCTCGGCAGTTATACAGTGTTGAGGTCTATTAACGTTCTGAAATCAGCGGTCACCGAAAAG GTTCTGCTGATCGATGCAAAGATATTGCTGATTGATAATTCAAGGATCCGATTGCTAAACAACCTCACAAAGCTTTCTGCTTTTGACAACCGCTCTTATATGCTTCATTTTCTGAAACCTTTCTTGCTG AATGAAATTGTAATTATGAAATCCAAAGTCAAGTCAGATGCAGCAGAAGCAGATCTATTACTCAAAGAGGGGAAGAACTCACTCAAAGAGGAGAAGAAGTCACAAGCCAAAAAGCCGGAAAAAGATAAAAGCATTAAG ATAACTTCAACGAGCATGGCTAGTGTTGTTGATAAGACCGTTGAACA TGAACCTTCTGTCAAACTTGAACCGGAAGAAGATGTTAAGGAACCAGAAAGAGGTCGATTGGAAACTTCATCCAACACTGACATTCAAGTGGAAGCTACTACAGTTGACCGTGATG ATATGCAAAACAAGCCTGGAGAAGCTACAGTGCCGACAAATTTGGAGTCAGCTCTTGACATGACGCTAAAG AATGAATCCAAATCCAAGTCAGATGCAGCAGAAACAGATCTTTTACTCAAAGGGGATAAGAAGTCACaagcaaaaaagaagaagaaacctaaAAACACTAAG AAAACTTCAACGAGCATGGCTAGTCCCGTTGAACA CAAACCTTCGGTCTCCCTTGAAACGGGAGGTACATCTCAATCACCAAAAACAATGGAAGAAGATTCCATGGAACCAAAAGATACTCTAGGAAGTGAAAAGGGTCCACTGAAAATTCCATCCACCAAGGACATTCAAGAGGAAGCTACTAAAGTTAACTATG ATACGCAAAACATGCCTGGAGGAGCTGCAACTAGATATAATTCTGTCTCTGGAAATTTGGAGTCAGCACCCGGAGGAGCTGCAGCTAGATATAATTCTGCCCTTGACATGACTCTGAAG GCCCTCGTGAACATAAAGGTTCTTAAAGAAAATGTTCTAAAGTACAAAAAGCAACCAGTTGATGACAACCTGGAAGAACAAGTTCTATGTGCCCTACAAAGTTTGTTTAGTGCTGTTGTGTCTGAGGAAATAAAAACTAAGGGAGTCTACAGTCTCATCTTGAGATACTTACACGTATCCTTAGAAGAAGTTAATTCCATG TCTTGTGGTGCTGCTGAGTTACTTGTAGCCATCCTTGAGTTTTGGCATTGCTGGGAAAATTCAGAAAGAGAAAGCTTGACGAATTGCCTTTTTACATTGGAAGTAAATGAAAGAATGAGTTGTAGAAAATGCAGAAAGATGCCAAATTATCCAGAGGAGAGTTCTTATGGCATTGTTACGGCTGCAGATTCAGTCAGAAACGTTAAG tgTGCTTTTGGGGATATAAAATTTGTGGATATCCTTAAAGTGACCCGCATGAATTATAAAATGTTATGTGACACTAAAACTGGAGGCTGTGGAACGACAAATTTTGTTCATCACGTTATAAGCAGATGCCCACCTATCTTCACAATCG TGTTAGAATGGGAGAAGAGTGAAACTGAAAAGGAAATATCAGAAACGACAGAGGCTTTAGAGTGGGAGATAGATATCAGCAGGCTGTACGAAGGCTTACAACCAAACACTAATTACCGGCTTGTGTCTATG GTTGGTTatggtgaagaagatgaagagcaCATATGCATGGCTTATGAAAAGAACCAGTGGGTCAATCTCAGACGTGAGTCTGTAGCAGGAGAG GTTGTTGGCAGCAACTGGAAGAATGTGGTCAGATTCTGTGGTGAAAGAAAAGTTCGACCAGTGATTCTGCTTTATGAAAGCTGCCAGATATCCATGATGATGGCCTAA
- the LOC108811969 gene encoding uncharacterized protein LOC108811969 isoform X1: MERTFLKDAKVIKLYEKVKSLRENGDHSKAMETIDEMVSVHGEDKNSWLLRIEQSGVFMDLAGEARNAAADNVEVLYMLGSLGCVTEDVRLSLSSLCARLLLILGKRLGSALYLKECVRSGKHGLSAASVDVSSDPAAVRWLKVDAVDKKEFEPLIKEAELLIDELKTMDVEIEMPEEVCDAKKSTELVEDRVSELRSYWVGLDVKVKRDFLKVSIEKLTSFVRGVHKSKGLDVLKHVLDTARGQKKWTVWVCRTKCDEVCFSAEQCRTHLEEKHAADFKPSSEEDMVMRIGRNWVNKIRDGGWEPVDTVVAVEMIKTQLEDVKAFTTRSRKKGWSNQWPLALDEERSGLLKEIKLLLVSLCEHQILSCSIRDWVMRFLVKHLGEHEVSEQSLKDCHLVETPQSICFLERDELKKIRGFLKKIKCERLDGTDHVCRAVDSLLDRIRIKENIDADEQFSFLLLDKRLLKSNNAAFDGDDDGKIKLIKDPVSHYTKAQAQGDDMISWLGDHSSVDKSFPKPIREHNLGIWVAVLRAVQYTCRTLGTKYAKKKQVLDYEAALTLVENLCMLGDERRGNVEDDQRSSYVSLLCDRFKERVPESSVPINLFLCAVRDVLHGALHPAFDIPDLEDCLNLIYRERKNLGSYTVLRSINVLKSAVTEKVLLIDAKILLIDNSRIRLLNNLTKLSAFDNRSYMLHFLKPFLLNEIVIMKSKVKSDAAEADLLLKEGKNSLKEEKKSQAKKPEKDKSIKITSTSMASVVDKTVEHEPSVKLEPEEDVKEPERGRLETSSNTDIQVEATTVDRDDMQNKPGEATVPTNLESALDMTLKNESKSKSDAAETDLLLKGDKKSQAKKKKKPKNTKKTSTSMASPVEHKPSVSLETGGTSQSPKTMEEDSMEPKDTLGSEKGPLKIPSTKDIQEEATKVNYGDTQNMPGGAATRYNSVSGNLESAPGGAAARYNSALDMTLKALVNIKVLKENVLKYKKQPVDDNLEEQVLCALQSLFSAVVSEEIKTKGVYSLILRYLHVSLEEVNSMSCGAAELLVAILEFWHCWENSERESLTNCLFTLEVNERMSCRKCRKMPNYPEESSYGIVTAADSVRNVKCAFGDIKFVDILKVTRMNYKMLCDTKTGGCGTTNFVHHVISRCPPIFTIVLEWEKSETEKEISETTEALEWEIDISRLYEGLQPNTNYRLVSMVGYGEEDEEHICMAYEKNQWVNLRRESVAGEVVGSNWKNVVRFCGERKVRPVILLYESCQISMMMA, encoded by the exons ATGGAGCGTACGTTCCTCAAAGACGCTAAGGTCATCAAACTCTACGAGAAGGTCAAAAGCCTCCGCGAGAATGGAGATCACAGCAAGGCCATGGAGACAATTGACGAGATGGTTTCAGTCCACGGGGAAGACAAGAACTCATGGTTGCTTCGTATAGAACAGAGTGGTGTATTCATGGACTTAGCGGGAGAAGCCCGTAACGCAGCAGCCGACAACGTGGAGGTCTTGTACATGTTGGGTTCTCTAGGATGCGTCACTGAAGATGTGAGGTTATCCTTATCATCGCTTTGTGCGCGTCTACTCCTCATATTGGGTAAACGCCTTGggtcagcattgtatttgaagGAATGTGTTCGCAGTGGTAAACATGGTCTATCTGCTGCTTCAGTAGACGTCTCATCGGATCCTGCTGCTGTTCGTTGGCTAAAAGTCGATGCCGTGGATAAGAAAGAGTTTGAGCCTTTAATCAAAGAGGCAGAGTTGTTGATAGATGAGCTCAAGACTATGGATGTAGAAATCGAGATGCCGGAGGAAGTTTGTGATGCAAAGAAGAGTACAGAGCTGGTTGAGGATAGGGTTAGTGAGCTGAGGTCGTATTGGGTGGGTTTAGATGTTAAGGTGAAGAGAGATTTTTTGAAAGTGAGCATTGAGAAGCTTACAAGTTTTGTCCGGGGAGTGCACAAAAGCAAGGGACTAGATGTTTTGAAACACGTTCTCGATACTGCTAGGGGACAGAAGAAATGGACAGTATGGGTGTGTCGAACTAAATGTGATGAGGTGTGCTTTAGTGCTGAACAGTGCAGGACTCATCTTGAGGAGAAACATGCTGCGGATTTTAAACCTTCTTCGGAAGAGGATATGGTCATGAGGATAGGGAGAAACTGGGTTAATAAGATAAGGGATGGGGGATGGGAGCCGGTGGATACAGTAGTTGCggttgaaatgatcaaaactcagcTCGAAGATGTGAAAGCGTTTACAACTAGATCTAGGAAGAAAGGGTGGTCAAACCAGTGGCCTTTAGCTTTGGATGAAGAGCGGAGTGGTTTACTCAAGGAAATCAAGTTACTCCTTGTGTCTCTCTGTGAACATCAGATTCTCTCCTGCAGTATTCGAGACTGGGTGATGCGTTTTCTTGTTAAGCATCTTGGAGAACATGAAGTTTCAGAACAGAGTCTTAAGGATTGTCACCTAGTGGAAACACCACAAAGCATCTGTTTTCTTGAACGTGATGAGCTTAAAAAAATCCGAGGTTTTCTAAAGAAGATCAAGTGTGAAAGGCTTGATGGTACAGATCATGTTTGCAGAGCAGTGGACAGTCTGTTGGATCGTATTCGAATTAAAGAAAACATCGACGCTGACGAGCAGTTTTCATTCCTTCTTCTGGATAAAAGACTGTTGAAAAGCAATAATGCTGCTtttgatggtgatgatgatgggaAAATCAAACTCATTAAGGATCCCGTTAGTCACTACACCAAGGCACAGGCTCAGGGAGATGATATGATATCCTGGTTAggtgaccactcttcagtagaTAAAAGCTTTCCAAAACCTATCAGGGAACACAATCTTGGGATCTGGGTGGCTGTTCTGAGAGCTGTTCAGTATACATGTAGAACACTGGGAACCAAATATGCAAAGAAAAAGCAGGTCTTAGATTACGAAGCAGCTCTTACTTTAGTGGAGAACTTGTGTATGCTTGGAGATGAAAGAAGAGGGAACGTTGAGGACGATCAACGGAGCAGCTATGTATCTCTTCTCTGCGATAGATTCAAGGAGAGAGTCCCTGAAAGTTCCGTCCCTATAAATTTGTTCTTGTGTGCAGTACGAGATGTTTTACACGGAGCATTGCATCCGGCATTTGATATTCCCGACTTAGAAGATTGCCTGAATCTTATATACCGCGAGCGTAAAAATCTCGGCAGTTATACAGTGTTGAGGTCTATTAACGTTCTGAAATCAGCGGTCACCGAAAAG GTTCTGCTGATCGATGCAAAGATATTGCTGATTGATAATTCAAGGATCCGATTGCTAAACAACCTCACAAAGCTTTCTGCTTTTGACAACCGCTCTTATATGCTTCATTTTCTGAAACCTTTCTTGCTG AATGAAATTGTAATTATGAAATCCAAAGTCAAGTCAGATGCAGCAGAAGCAGATCTATTACTCAAAGAGGGGAAGAACTCACTCAAAGAGGAGAAGAAGTCACAAGCCAAAAAGCCGGAAAAAGATAAAAGCATTAAG ATAACTTCAACGAGCATGGCTAGTGTTGTTGATAAGACCGTTGAACA TGAACCTTCTGTCAAACTTGAACCGGAAGAAGATGTTAAGGAACCAGAAAGAGGTCGATTGGAAACTTCATCCAACACTGACATTCAAGTGGAAGCTACTACAGTTGACCGTGATG ATATGCAAAACAAGCCTGGAGAAGCTACAGTGCCGACAAATTTGGAGTCAGCTCTTGACATGACGCTAAAG AATGAATCCAAATCCAAGTCAGATGCAGCAGAAACAGATCTTTTACTCAAAGGGGATAAGAAGTCACaagcaaaaaagaagaagaaacctaaAAACACTAAG AAAACTTCAACGAGCATGGCTAGTCCCGTTGAACA CAAACCTTCGGTCTCCCTTGAAACGGGAGGTACATCTCAATCACCAAAAACAATGGAAGAAGATTCCATGGAACCAAAAGATACTCTAGGAAGTGAAAAGGGTCCACTGAAAATTCCATCCACCAAGGACATTCAAGAGGAAGCTACTAAAGTTAACTATGGTG ATACGCAAAACATGCCTGGAGGAGCTGCAACTAGATATAATTCTGTCTCTGGAAATTTGGAGTCAGCACCCGGAGGAGCTGCAGCTAGATATAATTCTGCCCTTGACATGACTCTGAAG GCCCTCGTGAACATAAAGGTTCTTAAAGAAAATGTTCTAAAGTACAAAAAGCAACCAGTTGATGACAACCTGGAAGAACAAGTTCTATGTGCCCTACAAAGTTTGTTTAGTGCTGTTGTGTCTGAGGAAATAAAAACTAAGGGAGTCTACAGTCTCATCTTGAGATACTTACACGTATCCTTAGAAGAAGTTAATTCCATG TCTTGTGGTGCTGCTGAGTTACTTGTAGCCATCCTTGAGTTTTGGCATTGCTGGGAAAATTCAGAAAGAGAAAGCTTGACGAATTGCCTTTTTACATTGGAAGTAAATGAAAGAATGAGTTGTAGAAAATGCAGAAAGATGCCAAATTATCCAGAGGAGAGTTCTTATGGCATTGTTACGGCTGCAGATTCAGTCAGAAACGTTAAG tgTGCTTTTGGGGATATAAAATTTGTGGATATCCTTAAAGTGACCCGCATGAATTATAAAATGTTATGTGACACTAAAACTGGAGGCTGTGGAACGACAAATTTTGTTCATCACGTTATAAGCAGATGCCCACCTATCTTCACAATCG TGTTAGAATGGGAGAAGAGTGAAACTGAAAAGGAAATATCAGAAACGACAGAGGCTTTAGAGTGGGAGATAGATATCAGCAGGCTGTACGAAGGCTTACAACCAAACACTAATTACCGGCTTGTGTCTATG GTTGGTTatggtgaagaagatgaagagcaCATATGCATGGCTTATGAAAAGAACCAGTGGGTCAATCTCAGACGTGAGTCTGTAGCAGGAGAG GTTGTTGGCAGCAACTGGAAGAATGTGGTCAGATTCTGTGGTGAAAGAAAAGTTCGACCAGTGATTCTGCTTTATGAAAGCTGCCAGATATCCATGATGATGGCCTAA
- the LOC108807402 gene encoding uncharacterized protein LOC108807402 gives MEGTVIMTDDEVRKRLKKADALEAKGDYSRALEILDDIISVFPEDHENSLLIRVREANMFLLLAKKRSQSNDMAVTYYLAAAGCFLGDARVPVLRTQMLNRLGKALGSVFYFKKCIRSGKEGFASALHPVEDKDKEEIERLINESELMIAESKTSPSIEHGMEKVFDSKNSPEPPRGDKVGELRSFWMGLDVKAKRGFMKVSVEKLRGFVEGVYKKEEADILKKVIDIARKQKTWMSWVCRTKCSDVCSSAEECKTHLEDKHAADFKPSLEVYMVMRMGRNWVNKIKDGGWEPVDTVVAVEMIKTQLEDVKAFTSTSTYRKKGWSNEWPLAADEERSGLLKEIKLLLVSLCEHQILSCSIRDCVMRFPVKHLGELEVSEESLKDCHLVETPQSICFLERDELKKIRGFLKKIKCERHDGTDHVCRAVDSLLDRIRIKESIEFDEQFSLLLLDKRLLKSNNAAPFDGDDDGKIKLIKDPDSHYAKAQSQGDDMISWLLDYAVDKRFPKPIREHNLDTWVAVLRAIQFTCRALGSKYAKKKQVLGYEATLTVLEFLCINEDERRKIAQEDQLNSYASLLCDKFEKRVPENTPTAKLFLCAVRDVVLHEGRHLTFDIPNLEDCMNLIRERKGVSNDTVLGSINVLKSVVNEKVLLIDAKILLIDNSRIRLLKNLTRLSAFDNRSYMLHFLKPFLMNEIVNMESKAKSDAADAAQADLLLEEEKVSQANKKEKAKSIKITSTSMVSPVEKVSQAKKKKKTKNTKITSSLSTPVDKTVEYKPSVDLETGGTSQSPKTMEEDSITMEPKDDVASKTGPLEISSTKDIQEEATDVNTDDMQNMTGEDSVPENLESALGGAAATYNSALDMTLKALVSIKVLKENVLKYNKQPVDDNLEEQVLCALQSLFTAVVSEEIKTEGIYRLILRDLLMSLEEVNSMSSGAAEVLVTVLEFWHCWENSERESLVTRLFTLEENESMSCRKCGRKPNYPEQSSYGIVMAADSIRDLKCAFRNMKFVDILKVMRMEFKMLCDIKIGGCGTTNVVHHVITTRPPIFTIVLEWEKSETEKEISETTEALEWEIDISRLYEGLEPNTNYRLVSMVGYGEEDGEHICMSYEKNRWINVRRESLAGEVVGNSWKNVVRFCGERNVRPVILLYEAA, from the exons ATGGAGGGTACAGTCATCATGACAGACGACGAGGTCAGGAAACGCTTGAAAAAGGCTGACGCTCTCGAAGCCAAGGGAGATTACAGCAGGGCCTTGGAGATACTCGATGATATCATCTCAGTCTTCCCGGAAGACCACGAGAACTCATTGCTTATTCGTGTAAGAGAGGCCAACATGTTCTTGCTTCTAGCGAAGAAGAGATCCCAGAGCAACGACATGGCGGTCACCTACTACTTGGCTGCTGCAGGATGTTTTTTAGGAGACGCGCGGGTACCGGTACTTCGCACACAGATGCTCAACAGACTGGGCAAGGCTCTTGGTTCGGTGTTCTATTTCAAGAAATGCATCCGCAGTGGTAAAGAGGGTTTCGCTTCTGCTCTTCACCCAGTCGAGGACAAAGATAAGGAAGAGATTGAGCGTTTGATCAACGAGTCTGAGCTGATGATCGCTGAGTCCAAGACTAGTCCGAGTATAGAACACGGCATGGAGAAAGTTTTTGATTCAAAGAATAGTCCAGAACCGCCGCGTGGGGATAAGGTTGGGGAGTTGAGGTCGTTCTGGATGGGTTTGGATGTTAAGGCCAAGAGAGGTTTTATGAAAGTAAGCGTTGAGAAGCTTAGGGGTTTTGTCGAGGGAGTATATAAAAAAGAGGAAGCAGATATTTTGAAAAAGGTTATCGATATTGCTAGGAAACAGAAAACATGGATGTCCTGGGTGTGTCGTACTAAATGTTCGGACGTGTGCTCTAGTGCTGAAGAGTGCAAGACTCATCTTGAAGATAAACATGCTGCGGATTTTAAACCTTCTTTGGAAGTGTATATGGTCATGAGGATGGGGAGAAACTGGGTTAATAAGATAAAGGATGGGGGATGGGAGCCGGTGGATACAGTAGTTGCggttgaaatgatcaaaactcagcTTGAAGATGTGAAAGCGTTTACGTCTACATCTACATATAGGAAGAAGGGATGGTCAAACGAATGGCCTTTAGCTGCGGATGAAGAGCGGAGTGGTTTACTCAAGGAAATCAAGTTACTCCTTGTGTCGCTCTGTGAACATCAGATTCTCTCCTGCAGCATTCGAGACTGCGTGATGCGTTTTCCGGTTAAGCATCTTGGAGAACTTGAAGTTTCAGAAGAGAGTCTTAAGGATTGTCACCTAGTGGAAACACCACAAAGCATCTGTTTCCTTGAACGTGATGAGCTTAAAAAAATCCGAGGTTTTCTAAAGAAGATCAAGTGTGAAAGGCATGATGGCACAGATCATGTTTGCAGAGCAGTGGACAGTCTGTTGGATCGTATTCGAATTAAAGAAAGTATCGAATTTGACGAGCAGTTTTCGTTGCTGCTTCTGGATAAAAGACTGTTGAAAAGCAATAATGCTGCTCCatttgatggtgatgatgatgggaAAATCAAACTCATCAAGGATCCCGATAGTCACTACGCCAAGGCACAGTCTCAGGGAGATGATATGATATCCTGGTTACTTGACTACGCAGTGGATAAAAGATTTCCAAAACCTATCAGGGAACACAATCTCGATACATGGGTGGCTGTTTTGAGAGCTATCCAGTTCACATGTAGAGCTTTGGGATCCAAATATGCAAAGAAAAAGCAGGTCTTAGGTTACGAAGCAACTCTTACTGTCTTGGAGTTCTTGTGTATAAATGAGGATGAAAGAAGAAAGATTGCTCAGGAAGATCAGTTGAACAGCTATGCATCTCTTCTCTGCGACAAGTTTGAAAAGAGAGTCCCTGAAAATACGCCCACTGCAAAATTGTTCTTGTGTGCAGTACGAGATGTTGTTTTACACGAAGGAAGGCATCTGACGTTTGATATTCCAAACTTAGAAGATTGCATGAATCTTATACGCGAGCGAAAAGGTGTCAGCAATGATACAGTGCTGGGGTCAATTAACGTTCTGAAATCAGTGGTCAACGAAAAG GTTCTGCTAATCGATGCAAAGATATTGCTGATTGATAATTCAAGGATTAGATTGCTAAAGAACCTCACAAGGCTTTCTGCTTTTGACAACCGTTCTTATATGCTTCATTTTCTGAAACCTTTCTTGATG AATGAGATTGTAAATATGGAATCAAAAGCCAAgtcagatgcagcagatgcagcacaAGCAGATCTTTTACTCGAAGAGGAGAAGGTGTCACAGGCAAACAAGAAGGAAAAAGCTAAAAGCATTAAG ATAACTTCAACGAGCATGGTTAGTCCTGTTGAGAAGGTGTCACAggcaaaaaagaagaagaaaactaaaaacactAAG ATAACTTCAAGCTTGTCCACTCCCGTTGATAAGACTGTTGAATA CAAACCTTCTGTCGACCTTGAAACGGGAGGTACATCTCAATCACCAAAAACGATGGAAGAAGATTCCATCACCATGGAACCAAAAGATGATGTAGCGAGTAAAACAGGTCCACTGGAAATTTCATCCACCAAGGACATTCAAGAGGAAGCTACTGACGTTAACACTGATG ATATGCAAAACATGACTGGAGAAGATTCAGTCCCTGAAAATTTGGAGTCAGCACTTGGAGGAGCTGCAGCTACATACAATTCAGCTCTTGACATGACGCTAAAG GCCCTCGTGAGCATAAAGGTTCTTAAAGAAAATGTTCTAAAGTACAATAAGCAACCAGTTGATGACAACCTGGAAGAACAAGTTCTATGTGCGCTACAAAGTTTATTCACTGCTGTTGTGTCAGAGGAAATAAAAACTGAGGGAATCTATCGTCTCATCTTGAGAGACTTACTCATGTCTTTAGAAGAAGTTAATTCCATG TCGAGTGGTGCTGCTGAGGTACTTGTAACCGTCCTTGAGTTTTGGCATTGCTGGGAAAACTCAGAAAGAGAAAGCTTGGTGACTCGCCTTTTCACGTTGGAGGAAAACGAAAGTATGAGTTGTAGAAAATGCGGAAGGAAGCCAAATTATCCAGAGCAGAGTTCTTATGGAATTGTTATGGCTGCAGATTCAATCAGAGACCTTAAG TGTGCTTTTAGGAATATGAAGTTTGTGGATATCCTTAAGGTGATGCGCATGGAATTCAAAATGTTATGTGACATTAAAATTGGGGGCTGTGGAACAACAAACGTTGTTCATCACGTTATAACTACACGCCCACCTATCTTCACAATCG TGTTAGAATGGGAGAAGAGTGAAACTGAAAAAGAAATATCAGAAACGACAGAGGCTCTGGAGTGGGAGATAGATATCAGCAGGCTGTACGAAGGCTTGGAACCAAACACTAACTACCGGCTTGTGTCTATg GTTGGTTATGGTGAAGAAGACGGAGAACACATCTGCATGTCTTATGAAAAGAACCGTTGGATTAATGTCAGACGTGAGTCTTTAGCAGGAGAG GTTGTTGGCAACAGCTGGAAGAATGTGGTTAGATTCTGTGGTGAAAGGAACGTTCGGCCAGTGATTCTGCTTTATGAAGCTGCCTGA